In Calditerricola satsumensis, one genomic interval encodes:
- the rimI gene encoding ribosomal protein S18-alanine N-acetyltransferase, with amino-acid sequence MDKPVTYRMLQLADLDAVCAIEQASFPLPWSREAFANELAHNRYAHYLVAEVDGRVVAYGGMWVIGDEAHVTNIAVHPDYRRRSIGEGLLRRMMDLARRLGATAMTLEVRVSNEPAQRLYRKLGFVCCGVRPRYYQDNQEDALIMWVKLRDDGQTDPRVGH; translated from the coding sequence ATGGATAAGCCCGTCACCTACCGCATGCTGCAGCTTGCCGATCTTGACGCCGTGTGCGCCATCGAGCAAGCCTCCTTTCCCCTCCCCTGGTCGCGCGAAGCCTTTGCCAACGAGCTGGCCCACAACCGCTACGCGCACTACCTGGTGGCCGAGGTGGACGGGCGCGTCGTGGCGTACGGCGGAATGTGGGTGATCGGCGACGAGGCCCACGTGACGAACATCGCCGTCCATCCCGATTACCGGCGCCGGTCAATCGGCGAGGGGCTCCTGCGCCGCATGATGGACCTGGCCCGGCGGCTTGGTGCGACGGCGATGACGCTGGAGGTGCGCGTGTCCAACGAGCCGGCCCAGCGGCTGTACCGCAAGCTGGGCTTTGTGTGTTGCGGCGTGCGGCCGCGGTACTACCAGGACAACCAGGAAGACGCGTTGATCATGTGGGTGAAGCTGCGTGACGACGGACAAACCGATCCGCGTGTTGGGCATTGA